A single window of Pontiella agarivorans DNA harbors:
- the dapB gene encoding 4-hydroxy-tetrahydrodipicolinate reductase: MSVKVVIQGACGRMGKALIRCILEEKVQGLELVGAVDRREAEQGKDAGVMAGCKAAGVNVTNRLEEVGPDADVIIDFSSHTATAGNAPHIAEWGTAWVIGTTGLNEEEQAAVHAAAEKTPVVLSGNMSMGINLLCHLVELGAQSLKGKGYDVEVLESHHNQKKDSPSGTALMLGQAAADGYGWDLKEAQVDGRSGMPGERPEKEIGFHAIRGGDIVGDHTVMFAGVGELLELSHRATSRDVFAIGALQAALWVAGKEARLYTMKDAMKYVLGI; the protein is encoded by the coding sequence ATGTCAGTAAAAGTTGTAATTCAAGGTGCCTGCGGGCGCATGGGAAAAGCATTGATCCGGTGCATTCTGGAGGAGAAAGTCCAGGGTCTGGAACTGGTCGGTGCCGTGGATCGCCGGGAAGCGGAACAGGGCAAGGATGCAGGCGTGATGGCCGGCTGTAAAGCAGCCGGCGTGAACGTGACGAACCGGCTGGAAGAGGTTGGACCGGATGCGGACGTGATTATTGATTTTTCATCGCATACCGCAACCGCCGGGAATGCCCCGCATATTGCGGAGTGGGGCACCGCCTGGGTGATCGGCACCACCGGCCTGAATGAAGAAGAGCAGGCGGCGGTTCATGCCGCGGCGGAAAAAACACCGGTTGTGCTTTCCGGCAACATGAGCATGGGCATTAACCTGCTCTGCCATCTGGTTGAGCTCGGCGCGCAGTCGCTGAAAGGCAAGGGCTACGATGTGGAAGTGCTGGAAAGTCACCACAATCAGAAAAAGGATTCGCCGAGCGGTACCGCGCTGATGCTGGGTCAGGCCGCCGCCGACGGTTACGGCTGGGATCTGAAAGAAGCGCAGGTTGACGGTCGCAGCGGTATGCCGGGCGAACGTCCTGAAAAAGAGATCGGTTTTCATGCAATCCGCGGCGGCGATATTGTAGGCGACCACACGGTGATGTTTGCCGGAGTCGGTGAATTGCTGGAGCTTTCGCACCGGGCCACCAGCCGTGATGTTTTTGCCATCGGCGCTCTGCAGGCCGCTTTGTGGGTGGCGGGTAAAGAGGCCCGACTGTACACAATGAAAGATGCCATGAAATACGTGCTTGGTATTTGA
- a CDS encoding formylglycine-generating enzyme family protein, producing the protein MGNGSCCTPGKKRCGCEEGHLGQPFQRISTGSTDGMVRLDGGTFLMGTDDEIGYPDDGEGPIRTITLAPFYMDRYAVTNDDFRKFVDATGYKTDAEKFGYSFVFHLLLPSSLKRTLDLLGRTVQGLEWWYNVEGADWAHPFGPDSDFQGLENHPVTHVSYRDALAYCDWAGKRLPTEAETEYAARGGLEGKRYVWGDELMPGGKHMCNIFQGKFPEYNSGEDGYIGTAPVDAFEPNGYGLYNMAGNVWEWVFDWWSPGFHISGPRENPVGPDSGERRVNRGGSYLCHDSYCNRYRVAARTSNTPDSSTGNLGFRCARDL; encoded by the coding sequence ATGGGTAACGGAAGCTGCTGTACCCCCGGCAAAAAACGGTGCGGATGCGAAGAAGGCCACCTCGGCCAACCATTTCAGCGAATTTCAACGGGCTCAACCGATGGCATGGTCCGCCTCGATGGCGGCACTTTTCTGATGGGCACTGACGATGAAATCGGCTATCCCGACGACGGTGAAGGGCCTATTCGTACGATTACACTCGCCCCCTTTTACATGGACCGATACGCGGTCACCAATGATGACTTCCGAAAGTTCGTCGATGCCACCGGCTATAAAACCGATGCTGAAAAATTCGGCTACTCCTTCGTTTTTCATCTATTACTTCCCTCCAGCCTGAAACGAACACTCGACCTGCTTGGTCGTACCGTTCAGGGCCTGGAATGGTGGTATAATGTCGAAGGAGCCGACTGGGCCCACCCCTTTGGTCCTGACTCCGATTTCCAGGGATTGGAAAATCATCCGGTCACCCATGTATCCTACCGCGATGCTCTGGCCTACTGCGACTGGGCCGGCAAACGACTGCCGACCGAGGCCGAAACCGAATATGCCGCCCGCGGAGGACTTGAAGGAAAACGCTATGTCTGGGGCGATGAACTCATGCCCGGCGGCAAACACATGTGCAACATCTTCCAAGGCAAATTCCCCGAATACAATTCCGGCGAAGACGGCTATATCGGTACCGCCCCGGTCGATGCCTTCGAGCCCAACGGATACGGCCTCTACAACATGGCCGGTAATGTCTGGGAATGGGTGTTCGACTGGTGGAGCCCCGGTTTCCACATCAGCGGTCCGCGCGAAAATCCGGTGGGGCCGGACAGCGGGGAGCGCCGCGTAAACCGGGGCGGCTCCTACCTCTGCCACGACTCCTACTGCAACCGCTACCGCGTCGCCGCCCGCACCTCCAACACCCCCGACTCCTCCACCGGCAACCTCGGATTCCGCTGCGCGCGCGACCTCTAA
- a CDS encoding nuclease-related domain-containing protein translates to METPKESLSVNYARVYGSPGEAPRVLGLLRAFWPLLVICLVTGYLLRAWFPKPYLSVSMVGVFFFLVAVATALLLSWGDRRLGNFLKGAKGEEWVAHELAFLSADYTVFNGLRLRGGKQNFDHIIVAPAGIFVVETKNWRGAVEFKDGKLVFPDGKEPSRPPLKQVKAATAELVSYIDDAGCGDLPVHSVLCFLGTRLPEDLMNVNGVVVCKGEKLTDVLQETFDEPIAEPLRNLVVDELKKVIE, encoded by the coding sequence ATGGAAACACCGAAGGAATCGCTCAGTGTAAATTATGCCCGGGTCTATGGCAGCCCCGGCGAGGCCCCGCGTGTTCTGGGCCTGCTCCGGGCATTCTGGCCGTTGCTGGTGATCTGCCTGGTGACCGGCTACCTTTTGCGCGCCTGGTTTCCGAAACCCTATCTCAGTGTTTCGATGGTTGGGGTTTTCTTTTTTCTCGTGGCGGTGGCGACCGCGCTTTTGCTGTCGTGGGGAGACCGCCGGCTCGGGAATTTTCTGAAAGGCGCGAAGGGCGAGGAGTGGGTGGCCCACGAACTGGCGTTTCTGTCGGCGGATTATACGGTGTTTAACGGGCTGCGGCTGCGCGGCGGAAAACAGAATTTTGACCACATCATCGTGGCCCCGGCAGGGATCTTTGTGGTGGAGACAAAAAACTGGCGCGGTGCGGTGGAGTTTAAGGATGGGAAGCTGGTTTTTCCGGACGGAAAAGAGCCGTCGCGTCCGCCGCTAAAACAGGTGAAGGCGGCAACGGCGGAACTGGTGAGTTATATTGATGACGCCGGATGCGGGGACCTGCCGGTACACTCGGTACTTTGTTTTCTTGGAACCCGGCTTCCCGAGGATTTGATGAATGTAAACGGTGTTGTGGTCTGTAAAGGTGAGAAACTCACGGATGTGCTGCAGGAAACCTTTGATGAGCCGATTGCCGAACCGCTGCGTAATCTGGTGGTTGATGAGTTGAAGAAAGTCATTGAGTGA
- a CDS encoding DJ-1 family glyoxalase III, which translates to MNVLVPIANGSEEMEAVIIIDTLRRAEFEVTVAGLTAGTIEASRGVKLVPDTTWELVDPADFDVLLLPGGFGGTEAFMAHAGVQQALKDFDAAGKWFGCICAAALALNEAGVLEGKRFTCYPGVEQKLPPNVQPERDPVVVDGHLITSQGPGTAFEFALKVIAECGSPNLADEVRAGLLL; encoded by the coding sequence ATGAACGTACTGGTACCTATTGCCAACGGCTCCGAAGAGATGGAAGCCGTCATTATAATTGATACTTTGCGCCGGGCTGAATTTGAGGTTACGGTTGCGGGACTCACTGCCGGCACGATTGAAGCTTCACGGGGGGTAAAGCTGGTTCCCGATACCACCTGGGAGCTGGTTGATCCCGCCGATTTTGATGTGCTGCTGCTGCCGGGCGGCTTCGGGGGGACGGAAGCTTTTATGGCGCATGCCGGAGTGCAGCAGGCGCTGAAAGATTTTGATGCCGCCGGAAAATGGTTCGGCTGTATCTGCGCTGCGGCGCTGGCGCTGAACGAAGCAGGTGTGCTGGAAGGAAAGAGATTCACCTGCTATCCCGGGGTGGAGCAGAAATTGCCGCCGAATGTGCAGCCGGAACGTGACCCTGTGGTGGTCGACGGCCATCTGATTACCAGTCAGGGCCCGGGTACCGCCTTTGAGTTTGCGCTCAAGGTGATTGCTGAGTGCGGAAGCCCGAACCTTGCCGATGAGGTCCGTGCGGGGCTGTTGCTTTAA
- a CDS encoding chloride channel protein, which produces MTLFNQRHRILFSRKLQQKTRSILYRFKISENTFAVLLAVVIGVLGGLGNYLFRKTIELIHWLVVEQSMEFFDIQLEEWSYRRLLVILFPVIGGLLMIPMWFLFGKDLKGGFAGFLVSVNLKGAKLPFRPLFTRGLAAAITLGTGGSAGQEGPIAVICGTIGSRFGRLFKLRGSKLKVLVACGAAAGVAATFNAPIAGVFFAAEIVLLSSFEVTSFTMIVVASGIATVVSRALLGNGSELVAPAYAMSSFWELGLYLLLGIMIGGLAVGFINLFYRIKDVIDGVKVPKLVKPVLGGLLVGLIGLFLPQVFGNGYEFMSEVLSGHYAWHLLLLLVLAKMVATGVTIGSGLPGGLFAPCLFVGAVAGGAFGHVMATLMPGADISPGAYALVGMGAFLAATTHAPMTAIFLLFEITDSYEVIIPIMLTCVIGTAIARHLKKESLETAELSRLGIDLEAGKERNIMKSLRVGDVMQTEVESIPENMTLGQFADFIQRTQHTNFPLVNGAGELTGIISVQDFMDVVFEKNLMDLVVVKELATADVITVYAEENLDAAMRRIGYRNIEQLPVVDRETGRKLYGIISRHDMISAYNRALMARNMVEEDA; this is translated from the coding sequence GTGACATTATTTAATCAAAGACATCGTATTCTTTTTTCACGTAAACTGCAGCAAAAGACCCGGTCCATACTGTATCGGTTCAAGATCAGCGAAAATACGTTTGCTGTTCTGCTTGCTGTGGTTATCGGGGTGCTCGGAGGGTTGGGAAACTACCTGTTTCGGAAAACGATCGAGTTGATTCACTGGCTGGTGGTTGAACAATCTATGGAATTCTTCGACATTCAGTTGGAGGAGTGGAGCTATCGCCGATTGCTGGTGATCCTGTTTCCCGTGATTGGCGGTTTGCTGATGATCCCGATGTGGTTTTTGTTCGGGAAAGACCTCAAGGGCGGTTTCGCCGGATTCCTGGTCTCGGTTAATTTGAAAGGGGCCAAGCTTCCGTTTCGTCCGTTGTTTACACGCGGTCTGGCGGCGGCCATCACGCTGGGCACCGGTGGAAGTGCGGGTCAGGAGGGGCCGATCGCGGTCATTTGCGGCACCATCGGAAGCCGGTTCGGCCGGCTGTTCAAGCTGCGCGGATCGAAACTCAAGGTGCTGGTTGCCTGCGGTGCGGCTGCGGGGGTTGCCGCCACATTCAACGCACCGATCGCCGGCGTATTTTTCGCGGCCGAGATCGTTCTGCTCTCTTCCTTTGAGGTCACCAGTTTCACCATGATTGTCGTCGCCAGCGGCATTGCCACGGTCGTTTCCCGCGCTTTGCTGGGCAACGGTTCGGAGCTGGTGGCACCGGCTTACGCGATGAGCAGTTTCTGGGAGCTGGGACTCTATCTGCTGCTCGGGATCATGATCGGCGGCCTGGCCGTCGGGTTTATCAATCTCTTTTACCGGATCAAAGACGTCATCGACGGCGTCAAAGTGCCGAAGCTGGTCAAGCCGGTGCTGGGCGGCCTGCTGGTCGGCCTGATCGGTCTGTTCCTGCCGCAGGTTTTCGGAAACGGGTATGAGTTCATGAGCGAGGTGCTCAGCGGGCATTATGCCTGGCACCTGCTGCTGCTGCTCGTGCTGGCCAAAATGGTGGCCACCGGGGTCACCATCGGCTCCGGTCTGCCGGGTGGACTCTTTGCGCCCTGCCTGTTTGTCGGGGCAGTCGCGGGCGGTGCGTTCGGCCATGTGATGGCGACGCTGATGCCGGGCGCCGACATCTCGCCCGGGGCCTATGCACTGGTCGGTATGGGCGCCTTTCTCGCCGCCACAACGCATGCGCCGATGACGGCCATTTTTCTGCTCTTCGAGATCACCGACAGTTATGAAGTCATTATCCCGATCATGCTGACCTGCGTGATCGGCACCGCCATTGCCCGCCACCTGAAGAAAGAGAGCCTGGAAACGGCAGAGCTCAGCCGTCTCGGCATTGATCTGGAAGCGGGCAAAGAGCGGAATATTATGAAAAGCCTGCGGGTCGGCGATGTGATGCAGACGGAGGTTGAAAGCATTCCGGAGAACATGACGCTGGGCCAGTTTGCTGACTTCATTCAGCGGACGCAGCACACGAATTTCCCGCTGGTGAACGGCGCCGGCGAGTTGACCGGCATCATCTCGGTGCAGGATTTCATGGACGTGGTCTTTGAAAAGAACCTGATGGATCTGGTGGTGGTCAAGGAGCTGGCGACCGCGGATGTGATCACGGTTTACGCCGAGGAAAATCTGGATGCGGCGATGCGCCGGATCGGCTACCGCAATATTGAACAGCTTCCGGTCGTCGACCGCGAAACCGGCCGCAAGCTCTACGGCATCATCTCCCGGCACGACATGATCTCGGCCTATAACCGCGCGCTGATGGCCCGCAATATGGTGGAAGAGGACGCCTGA
- a CDS encoding S8 family serine peptidase, with amino-acid sequence MTVRYFIAVMISLCLLRSVAAADFSAKIDPQVRARFGKAESVRVTILCRTQLLEPPDGFGRFCADHESRGRTELRAAVITRLKAIAENGEQDAVLKAADRANAERHWIVNAVTVQLPRRTIEKIAALDEVKYVYRGFAGLPPKRSGRLSEAVVPAEREPFSVKGRNVPWNLEAIGAPRVWARKKNAGEGVVVAMLEGGVDYTHPDLRRNLWTNPGETPGNGIDDDGNGLVDDYYGYNFRTGSCEVGALTAKHHHGTVTSGIVAGDGSGGTITGVAPRARLMLLAGAGVYAYQYALEHGADVLSMSFSIPGLGDGRGLWRLMSEHAVCAGLVLVSGCGNFQQSAEIPEQIRIPEGIPCVIGAGGVDRSLKVPGFCSLGPVEWGTVKFYGDHPLPEGLIKPDVCAFPGPGYPQLGPAGEDYGSQRRGNSFSGPHIAGVAALMLSAAPELQAWRIQELMEATAKDTGPAGKDCRTGAGLIDAWAAVSAAEAAAKE; translated from the coding sequence ATGACGGTCCGGTATTTTATCGCCGTTATGATTTCGCTGTGCCTGCTTCGGTCGGTCGCGGCCGCGGATTTTTCGGCAAAAATAGATCCGCAGGTCCGGGCCCGTTTCGGGAAAGCGGAGTCCGTCCGTGTAACCATCCTGTGCCGCACGCAGCTGCTCGAGCCCCCGGATGGATTCGGGCGGTTCTGTGCGGACCACGAATCGCGCGGCCGGACGGAGTTGCGCGCGGCGGTGATTACCCGGCTGAAAGCGATCGCGGAAAACGGCGAACAGGATGCCGTGCTCAAAGCCGCGGACCGGGCGAATGCGGAGCGGCACTGGATCGTCAATGCCGTTACGGTGCAGCTCCCGCGGCGCACGATTGAAAAAATCGCCGCGCTGGATGAGGTGAAATATGTCTATCGGGGGTTCGCCGGATTACCCCCGAAAAGGTCCGGCCGCCTCTCGGAAGCAGTGGTGCCGGCGGAACGCGAGCCGTTCAGCGTGAAGGGCCGCAATGTGCCGTGGAACCTCGAAGCCATCGGGGCGCCGCGTGTCTGGGCCCGGAAAAAGAATGCCGGTGAGGGTGTGGTGGTGGCGATGCTCGAAGGCGGCGTGGATTATACCCATCCGGACCTGCGGCGGAACCTCTGGACCAACCCGGGCGAAACGCCCGGCAATGGAATAGATGACGATGGTAACGGGCTGGTCGACGATTATTACGGCTATAATTTCAGAACCGGTTCCTGCGAAGTCGGCGCCCTCACGGCGAAGCATCATCATGGCACCGTGACGTCGGGCATTGTGGCGGGTGACGGTTCCGGTGGGACGATTACGGGCGTCGCACCGCGGGCGCGGCTGATGCTGCTGGCGGGTGCCGGTGTCTATGCCTATCAATATGCTCTGGAGCACGGGGCGGATGTTCTGAGCATGTCATTCAGCATTCCCGGCCTGGGTGACGGGCGCGGATTGTGGCGGCTGATGTCGGAGCATGCGGTCTGTGCGGGGCTGGTGCTGGTTTCCGGTTGCGGAAATTTTCAGCAGTCGGCGGAGATTCCGGAACAGATTCGTATTCCGGAAGGGATTCCCTGTGTTATCGGCGCGGGCGGAGTGGACCGGTCGCTGAAGGTGCCGGGGTTCTGCTCGCTGGGTCCCGTAGAGTGGGGGACGGTAAAGTTCTATGGCGATCATCCGCTGCCGGAGGGCCTGATTAAACCCGATGTCTGTGCATTTCCCGGCCCCGGTTATCCGCAGCTCGGGCCTGCCGGCGAAGATTATGGCAGCCAGCGCCGCGGCAACTCATTCAGCGGTCCGCATATTGCGGGAGTGGCGGCGCTGATGCTCTCCGCCGCACCGGAGCTGCAGGCGTGGCGGATTCAGGAATTGATGGAGGCGACCGCGAAGGATACGGGACCTGCCGGCAAGGACTGCCGCACCGGCGCGGGTCTGATTGATGCCTGGGCCGCGGTTTCTGCGGCAGAGGCCGCTGCTAAAGAATAG
- a CDS encoding mechanosensitive ion channel family protein, with product MRGWEYLQDNLFTLAAMAVAFVVAGGIIAGAHWLLLGRKKNMEQARLFPRQIAMLLVILFCTIGIILVLPVSESARNQLIGLLGILLSGTIAFSSSSAMTNLIAGFLLRITRPFRIGDFIRVQDHFGRVSELGLFDTEIQSETRELIAIPNAVLVRHPVATTHSAGAIVSATLSLGYELDHTRIQDLLGRAAGRSGLKDPFIHIIELGNFSISYRVSGVLEEVKGMITAKSRLHEAILDTLHGENIEIMSPAYMNQRRLGDEQKAVPPSITADTPSAAPAAEDIIFDKAEEAAQQETEKETLLNHIEDLQLQAKSAEGEEKKVLKAQIQAGTERLDALKKAPENETP from the coding sequence ATGCGCGGATGGGAATATCTTCAGGACAATCTGTTTACACTGGCGGCCATGGCCGTGGCTTTCGTTGTGGCGGGCGGAATCATTGCCGGAGCGCACTGGTTGCTGCTGGGCCGGAAAAAGAATATGGAACAGGCCCGTCTCTTCCCCCGGCAGATCGCCATGCTGCTGGTGATTCTGTTCTGCACCATCGGCATCATCCTGGTGCTGCCCGTCAGCGAATCAGCCCGCAATCAGCTGATCGGCCTGCTGGGCATTCTGCTCTCCGGGACCATCGCCTTTTCCTCGTCGTCGGCCATGACCAACCTGATTGCCGGTTTTCTGCTGCGCATAACGCGTCCCTTCCGCATCGGCGATTTCATCCGGGTGCAGGACCACTTCGGCCGGGTATCCGAGCTGGGCCTGTTTGACACGGAAATTCAGTCCGAAACCCGCGAACTGATTGCCATTCCCAATGCCGTATTGGTCCGCCATCCGGTGGCTACCACGCACAGCGCCGGAGCCATTGTTTCGGCCACGCTCTCCCTGGGATACGAACTCGACCATACGCGCATTCAAGACCTGCTGGGCCGGGCCGCCGGGCGCAGCGGATTGAAAGATCCGTTTATTCACATTATCGAACTGGGCAACTTTTCGATTTCATACCGGGTGTCCGGTGTGCTCGAAGAAGTGAAGGGTATGATCACGGCCAAATCCCGCCTGCACGAGGCCATCCTCGACACCCTACACGGCGAAAATATTGAAATCATGTCCCCTGCCTATATGAACCAGCGCCGGCTCGGCGATGAGCAGAAAGCCGTGCCCCCGTCCATCACCGCCGATACCCCGTCGGCCGCCCCCGCCGCCGAGGATATTATTTTCGACAAAGCCGAAGAAGCCGCGCAGCAGGAAACCGAAAAAGAAACCCTGCTCAACCACATTGAAGATTTGCAGCTGCAGGCCAAGTCCGCCGAGGGCGAAGAAAAAAAAGTGCTGAAAGCACAGATTCAGGCCGGCACCGAACGCCTGGACGCACTGAAAAAAGCGCCCGAAAACGAAACCCCCTGA
- a CDS encoding Tex family protein produces MTTESSAFDPVPFVSKDLGISARQVSAVAKLFAEGNTVPFIARYRKEVHGNLDEVQISDIQEKLSYYNTLESRRQTILNSIEEQGKLTDDLRLKIEECQSKTGLEDLYLPYKPKRRTRAMIAREKGLEPLADLILEQGASGDVEAEAAKFINEEKEVPTLEDALQGARDIVAEFIAEKAEVRALIREAYFKSGSIISQPALSSEKDENSKYKDYFDFSQPIDAIPSHRYLAIRRGETEGVLRRKLSIDAEPQIERMKELTQANPASPFFQELEKAIHDAYKRLLTTSVEIDVSVEMKMKADRSAVEVFAKNLRNLLLAAPYGEKAVIGIDPGLRTGCKCVALDATGKYLDTITIYLGQGAEKEKQAKIKLSEFIEKFPPLAIAVGNGTAGRETEAFVKSLLSEMKQKISVVSVSEAGASVYSASPIAREEFPDLDLTIRGAISIARRLQDPLAELVKVDPKSIGVGQYQHDVYQQLLKDKLDEVVVSCVNHVGVELNTASAPLLSRVAGIGDSLAKKIVNYRNEHGAFKSREELLKVSGLGPRAFEQAAGFLRVRGGENPLDASAVHPERYALVQQIAADLGEPLEKMVGNVEVVKKIKISNYISDDVGELTLKDIIDELNKPGRDPREQFEAVGFREDVMTMNDLKEGMELKGIVTNVTAFGAFVDIGVHQDGLVHISQLSDQFVKDPADVVQAGDRIEVRVLEVDLKRKRISLSAKKKGAPKNSNDRKKPRGNPRQNPRRNPNQQQKNRDSKPRGFVNNPFADL; encoded by the coding sequence ATGACAACAGAAAGCTCCGCGTTCGATCCCGTACCGTTTGTCTCGAAAGACCTCGGCATTTCCGCCCGTCAGGTCTCGGCAGTCGCCAAACTTTTTGCTGAAGGCAACACCGTGCCCTTCATTGCCCGCTACCGCAAAGAGGTGCACGGCAACCTTGATGAAGTGCAGATCTCCGATATTCAGGAAAAGCTTTCTTACTACAACACGCTCGAATCCCGCCGCCAGACCATCCTCAACTCCATCGAGGAACAGGGCAAACTCACGGATGACCTGCGGCTGAAAATTGAGGAGTGCCAATCCAAAACCGGTCTCGAAGATCTTTACCTGCCCTACAAACCGAAACGCCGCACCCGCGCCATGATCGCCCGGGAAAAAGGTCTGGAGCCGCTGGCCGACCTGATCCTCGAACAGGGCGCTTCCGGCGACGTCGAAGCGGAGGCGGCCAAATTCATCAACGAGGAAAAAGAAGTCCCGACGCTGGAAGACGCACTGCAGGGCGCGCGCGACATCGTTGCTGAATTCATCGCCGAAAAGGCGGAAGTCCGTGCACTGATCCGCGAGGCCTATTTCAAGAGCGGCTCCATCATTTCCCAGCCGGCCCTCTCATCCGAAAAAGATGAAAACTCCAAATATAAAGACTACTTCGATTTTTCGCAGCCGATCGATGCCATCCCGTCGCACCGCTACCTCGCCATCCGCCGCGGCGAAACCGAAGGCGTGCTGCGCCGCAAACTGAGCATCGATGCCGAACCACAGATCGAACGCATGAAAGAGCTGACCCAGGCCAACCCGGCGTCCCCGTTTTTCCAGGAGTTGGAAAAAGCCATTCACGATGCTTACAAACGCCTGCTCACCACCAGCGTCGAAATCGACGTATCGGTTGAAATGAAAATGAAAGCCGATCGTTCGGCCGTTGAGGTCTTTGCGAAAAACCTTCGTAACCTGCTGCTGGCAGCCCCGTATGGCGAAAAGGCCGTAATCGGCATCGACCCCGGCCTGCGTACCGGCTGCAAATGCGTGGCCCTCGACGCCACCGGAAAATATCTGGACACCATCACGATCTATCTCGGCCAGGGCGCCGAAAAAGAGAAGCAGGCCAAAATCAAACTCTCGGAATTTATCGAAAAATTCCCGCCGCTCGCCATCGCCGTCGGCAACGGCACTGCCGGGCGCGAAACCGAAGCCTTCGTCAAATCCCTGCTCAGCGAAATGAAGCAGAAAATTTCCGTGGTATCCGTCAGCGAAGCCGGTGCCTCGGTCTATTCCGCCTCGCCGATTGCGCGCGAAGAATTTCCCGACCTGGACCTCACCATCCGCGGCGCCATTTCCATTGCCCGCCGGCTGCAGGATCCGTTGGCCGAACTTGTAAAGGTCGATCCAAAATCGATCGGCGTCGGTCAGTATCAGCACGACGTCTATCAGCAGCTGCTCAAAGATAAACTCGATGAAGTGGTCGTCAGTTGCGTAAACCACGTCGGTGTGGAACTGAACACCGCCAGCGCCCCCCTCCTTTCCCGCGTCGCGGGCATCGGCGACAGCCTCGCCAAAAAAATTGTGAACTACCGCAACGAACACGGCGCCTTTAAATCCCGGGAAGAACTGCTGAAGGTTTCCGGTCTCGGGCCGCGCGCCTTCGAACAGGCCGCCGGATTCCTCCGCGTACGCGGCGGAGAAAATCCGCTCGATGCCTCCGCCGTCCATCCGGAACGGTATGCTCTCGTTCAGCAGATTGCAGCAGATCTGGGCGAACCGTTGGAAAAAATGGTCGGCAACGTCGAGGTTGTGAAAAAGATCAAGATCTCAAACTATATTTCCGACGACGTCGGCGAGCTGACGCTGAAAGATATTATCGACGAGCTGAACAAACCGGGCCGCGACCCGCGGGAACAGTTTGAAGCCGTCGGCTTCCGCGAAGACGTCATGACCATGAACGACCTCAAGGAAGGCATGGAACTGAAAGGCATTGTCACCAATGTCACCGCCTTCGGCGCCTTCGTCGACATCGGCGTACATCAGGACGGATTGGTGCACATTTCACAGCTCTCCGACCAGTTTGTGAAAGATCCGGCCGATGTTGTGCAGGCGGGCGACCGCATCGAAGTCCGCGTCCTCGAAGTCGATCTGAAGCGCAAACGCATTTCCCTCTCGGCTAAAAAGAAAGGCGCCCCGAAAAATTCCAATGATCGGAAAAAACCGCGCGGCAACCCGAGACAGAACCCGCGCCGGAATCCCAATCAGCAGCAGAAAAACCGCGACTCCAAACCCCGCGGCTTCGTGAACAATCCGTTTGCCGATTTGTAG